The Acetomicrobium sp. S15 = DSM 107314 genomic interval ATAACGAGAAAGGTTTTGGAAGCGGCCCCTAAGCTCAAGGTGGTGGGGCGCCACGGCGTCGGTGTAGATAATGTAGATGTGAAAGCTGCCACAGAGTTAGGTATCGCCGTAGTTTATGCTCCTGGCTCAAATACGATCGCTGTCGCTGAACACACAGCGATGCTCATGTTGGCCATAGCTAAAAATGTCTTTGAGGCAGATAAAGCCCTTAGAGTTGAGCATAATTTTAACTCTCGCTTTTCGATTAAAAGTCTTGAGTTATGCGAAAAAACCCTCGGTTTGGTAGGCATTGGAAAGATTGGACGTGCCGTAGCGCATATTTGCAACCACGGCCTTGGTATGCACGTGATCGCTTATGATCCATATATAACGGAGTCTATGCTTGACAGCAGCCTTCCCATAAGGCTTGTTTCAACCTTAGATGATCTCCTAAAAGAGGCCGACGTCATTAGCCTTCACGCTCCAGCTACGCCTGAAAATTATCGTATGATCGGAGAAA includes:
- a CDS encoding hydroxyacid dehydrogenase; the protein is MRFKVMVVQKVHQAGLDILSEVADVVIASDPTPEQLTREVGDVDGILVRSTPITRKVLEAAPKLKVVGRHGVGVDNVDVKAATELGIAVVYAPGSNTIAVAEHTAMLMLAIAKNVFEADKALRVEHNFNSRFSIKSLELCEKTLGLVGIGKIGRAVAHICNHGLGMHVIAYDPYITESMLDSSLPIRLVSTLDDLLKEADVISLHAPATPENYRMIGEREFGLMKEGAIFINAARGSLVDEGALYKALKSGKLAGAGLDVFDPEPPLPTNPLFSLPNVIVTPHMAAHTGEALKRMAVMAAEGIAQVLKGNRPTHLANPEVWEKRRK